A single region of the Brassica rapa cultivar Chiifu-401-42 chromosome A03, CAAS_Brap_v3.01, whole genome shotgun sequence genome encodes:
- the LOC103862263 gene encoding cilia- and flagella-associated protein 251, which translates to MKKTSSRSQRGSRGIKGKHVLQICVLLGVCIWLIYQVKYSHDKKKEFYETDDKKLSEKEDGLVKLGRKDLLPGYHKNVEEKHVEDDEDEDHGEEGKESKSEVENGTHEEEEEEVAEEDEEDKSKVGEEVVEEDEEENKHEEDDIDEQDQSKTAGDADKDDESLEEEKEKETDHADEVDMTVDEAREEHYKADDASSAVSHESRILNTEKLKESSDNSTGTAQENNANATVSEVEEVQKEPVLEKTTTEVKDGDSEPSRGEATVNGNSTEAVLEASGFLQNETRIMQERSQEDGASPSGSSVVKLEQTRDESAPNITVSANVTNIDPIQDDSRNSTSESSSLIENISGSNTTEVKENTRSEGSDDETVEYKESSNQFSTEQKEEVDDTPESTMLQEEREALTDPQTLPDIRIEGNEDDQEEEAISAE; encoded by the coding sequence ATGAAGAAAACATCAAGCAGAAGCCAAAGAGGGAGCAGAGGTATCAAAGGGAAGCATGTCCTACAGATATGTGTTCTGCTTGGAGTCTGCATCTGGCTAATCTACCAAGTGAAGTATTCTCATGATAAGAAGAAGGAATTCTATGAGACTGATGACAAGAAGTTGTCAGAGAAGGAAGATGGATTGGTGAAGCTTGGGAGAAAAGATCTTCTTCCCGGTTATCATAAGAATGTGGAGGAGAAGCATGTGGAAGATGACGAGGATGAAGACCATGGAGAAGAAGGGAAAGAGAGCAAGAGTGAAGTAGAGAATGGTACTcatgaggaggaggaagaagaagtagctgaggaggatgaagaagataaGAGCAAGGTAGGAGAGGAAGTAGTTGAAGAGGATGAGGAAGAGAACAAACATGAGGAAGATGATATcgatgaacaagatcaaagcaaaaCGGCTGGAGATGCTGATAAGGATGATGAATCgcttgaagaagagaaggaAAAAGAGACTGATCATGCAGATGAGGTTGATATGACTGTTGACGAGGCGCGCGAGGAGCATTACAAGGCTGATGATGCTTCCAGTGCGGTGTCTCATGAGTCTCGGATACTGAACACTGAGAAGCTTAAAGAAAGCTCTGATAATTCAACAGGAACAGCTCAGGAGAACAATGCAAACGCCACTGTAAGTGAGGTTGAGGAGGTTCAGAAGGAACCTGTCTTGGAGAAAACAACCACAGAAGTGAAAGATGGTGACAGTGAACCATCCAGAGGTGAAGCAACAGTTAATGGGAATTCAACAGAAGCAGTTCTTGAAGCTTCAGGGTTTCTGCAGAATGAAACAAGAATCATGCAAGAACGGAGTCAAGAAGATGGTGCATCGCCTTCAGGGTCCTCTGTTGTCAAACTTGAGCAGACACGTGATGAATCTGCTCCCAACATCACTGTTTCCGCAAACGTTACCAACATAGATCCCATTCAAGATGACTCGAGGAACTCGACTTCAGAGTCTTCTTCTCTAATAGAAAACATCTCAGGCTCAAACACAACTGAGGTGAAGGAGAATACAAGGTCTGAAGGTAGTGATGATGAAACAGTTGAATATAAGGAAAGTTCAAACCAGTTCTCCACAGAGCAAAAGGAGGAAGTAGATGATACTCCTGAAAGCACAATGTTgcaagaagagagagaagctcTCACTGATCCACAAACCTTGCCGGATATAAGAATAGAAGGGAATGAAGacgatcaagaagaagaagccatctCAGCAGAGTAA
- the LOC103862265 gene encoding inositol-tetrakisphosphate 1-kinase 2, with protein MFGTLASGDIEPARLRRDLRITCNLGFSCGGFEDIGMRLEGENLVPRGAEENREVVAETAPFQVERPLFQQTQKLVVGYALTSKKKKSFLQPKLEFMARRKGICFVPIDLNRPLSEQGPFDVVLHKLLGKEWQDVIEDYQQKHPEVIVLDPPSAIKRIYNRQSMLQGMADLNLSDCSGSIYVPKQLVVLKDSASSADRVVEAGLKFPLVAKPLWIDGTAKSHQLFLAYDKHSLAELEPPLVLQEFVNHGGVMFKVFVVGDIIKVVRRFSLPNVSSNCEKAKANGVFKFPRVSSAAASADNADLEPSVAELPPKPFLEALVKELRTLLGLRLFNIDMIREHGSKNVFSVIDINYFPGYGKMPDYEPVIVDFFHNLAQAKHKKRHYK; from the exons atGTTTGGGACTCTCGCTTCTGGAGATATCGAACCCGCCAGATTGAGGCGTGATTTGAGGATTACGTGCAATCTAGGGTTCTCCTGCGGCGGATTTGAGGACATCGGTATGAGATTGGAAGGCGAGAACTTGGTGCCACGCGGCGCTGAGGAAAACCGAGAAGTGGTGGCCGAAACGGCGCCGTTTCAGGTCGAGCGGCCTCTGTTTCAGCAGACGCAGAAACTCGTTGTGGGGTACGCTCTGActtccaagaagaagaagagtttctTGCAGCCCAAGCTTGAATTCATGGCTAG GAGAAAAGGCATCTGCTTTGTCCCCATTGATTTGAACCGTCCACTTTCTGAACAAGGGCCTTTTGATGTCGTTTTGCATAAG CTACTGGGAAAAGAGTGGCAAGACGTTATTGAG GATTACCAGCAGAAACACCCGGAAGTGATTGTGCTTGATCCTCCAAGTGCAATAAAGCGTATATATAATCGACAATCGATGCTTCAGGGTATGGCAGATTTGAATCTGTCAGATTGCAGTG GCAGCATTTATGTTCCAAAACAATTGGTTGTCTTGAAAGATTCAGCATCTAGTGCAGATAGAGTTGTGGAAGCTGGTCTTAAATTTCCACTAG TTGCAAAGCCACTCTGGATCGATGGAACTGCAAAGTCACATCAGTTGTTCTTAGCTTATGACAAGCACTCACTGGCGGAACTTGAACCGCCTTTAGTCCTGCAAGAGTTTGTTAATCATG GTGGAGTAATGTTCAAGGTCTTTGTGGTGGGTGATATTATAAAAGTGGTGAGACGGTTCTCTCTACCAAACGTGAGTAGTAACTGCGAAAAAGCCAAAGCTAATGGCGTCTTCAAATTCCCGAGGGTTTCATCTGCTGCTGCTTCAGCGGATAATGCAGACTTGGAACCTAGCGTTGCTGAGCTGCCTCCAAAGCCTTTCCTTGAGGCACTTGTGAAAGAGCTGCGAACCTTATTG GGACTTCGGCTTTTCAACATAGACATGATCAGAGAACATGGGAGCAAGAATGTCTTTTCTGTTATTGACATCAATTATTTTCCTG GTTATGGAAAGATGCCAGATTACGAGCCAGTAATTGTAGATTTCTTCCACAATCTGGCGCAAGCCAAACATAAGAAGAGACACTATAAATGA
- the LOC103862266 gene encoding uncharacterized protein LOC103862266 isoform X1, with protein sequence MEEELRDMKARKDYYNMLHAVSDAQQGIPQFCPCGSLTKEVVDEDDTYDYLPGKRYFICREFENDGMHFRQPWVTGMQQEVERFKKIFNEQEKLKRECEALKVSGNINCNMFVPVCNATCVTKRLVCLIYVQEQVKMMHLRLNELESSHSKVKNKPM encoded by the exons ATGGAGGAAGAATTAAGAGATATGAAAGCCCGCAAAGATTACTACAACATGCTTCATGCCGTTTCAGATGCGCAACAAGGTATTCCTCAATTCTGCCCCTGTGGATCACTGACGAAGGAAGTCGTTGATGAAGACGACACATATGACTACCTCCCTGGGAAGAGATACTTCATCTGCCGTGAGTTCGAG AATGACGGGATGCATTTCAGGCAACCATGGGTTACGGGTATGCAACAAGAGGTTGAGAggttcaaaaaaatattcaacgAGCAGGAAAAGTTGAAGAGAGAATGCGAGGCGCTTAAGGTGAGTGGAAATATAAATTGTAACATGTTTGTGCCTGTTTGTAACGCAACCTGTGTAACAAAAAGATTGGTTTGTCTGATATATGTTCAGGAGCAGGTGAAGATGATGCATTTGCGTCTGAATGAACTTGAGAGCAGCCATTCGAAG GTGAAGAACAAGCCCATGTGA
- the LOC103862266 gene encoding uncharacterized protein LOC103862266 isoform X2, translating into MEEELRDMKARKDYYNMLHAVSDAQQGIPQFCPCGSLTKEVVDEDDTYDYLPGKRYFICREFENDGMHFRQPWVTGMQQEVERFKKIFNEQEKLKRECEALKEQVKMMHLRLNELESSHSKVKNKPM; encoded by the exons ATGGAGGAAGAATTAAGAGATATGAAAGCCCGCAAAGATTACTACAACATGCTTCATGCCGTTTCAGATGCGCAACAAGGTATTCCTCAATTCTGCCCCTGTGGATCACTGACGAAGGAAGTCGTTGATGAAGACGACACATATGACTACCTCCCTGGGAAGAGATACTTCATCTGCCGTGAGTTCGAG AATGACGGGATGCATTTCAGGCAACCATGGGTTACGGGTATGCAACAAGAGGTTGAGAggttcaaaaaaatattcaacgAGCAGGAAAAGTTGAAGAGAGAATGCGAGGCGCTTAAG GAGCAGGTGAAGATGATGCATTTGCGTCTGAATGAACTTGAGAGCAGCCATTCGAAG GTGAAGAACAAGCCCATGTGA